The Mytilus edulis chromosome 12, xbMytEdul2.2, whole genome shotgun sequence genome contains a region encoding:
- the LOC139497191 gene encoding tubulin-specific chaperone cofactor E-like protein — MAQERPRQRTKRKKSFTDALKQKYCVDESSENMSGFVIEIAFHGKPKTSGSDAELAYLRNVILNNSGVWKAGLPHEGLKSLCPNVVDLDLSDNYLHDWSDVLELLSQLPCLKFVNFARNPLKDECQALEKWSTSLPSIENLVLNGTMVSWSDILNLSKNLPSLKELHVCANDFDKVTCNNTDVAQNLPNLHCLRMNNNRIQSWEEIWKLRHLPQLQSLILSENPLQNLSYEHKDDDVTDLCVCDQNKDMNGNVEVQNEIQNIVNDLVHDTFISVATEEMQMGSFEDTLYVPEEDEDVIASYDTETSHDTENDSHMGGMEHDKGDNSECEIFDMSIDEGSDSQGIVCSRCGKFKKDILGTKPFSNLSSLCLSQTKLGDWKYIEALSRFPSLKSVRVMDIDLTTKLSQDDRRKLQIASLPNISILNGSEVTVNERDKSEWHYLRFFMDNPNKPPRYFELEKKHGKPKPLRNVTIVPRGFKEWINLTLVYKDQMITSRVRVVEPVGKLRLFVAKKFCLYASVKNFKMFHLACGPFHDEENKVFEELSTRCENLPMSRFDIMEGDQVHIDLDEEDDFTKDKGFLHYLMLGSYVDKGEEGKSPIQNTPPKNIAFVVK; from the exons attttaaataATAGTGGTGTATGGAAGGCAGGCCTCCCACATGAAGGTCTGAAGTCGTTATGTCCTAATGTTGTGGACTTAGATTTGTCAGACAATTATCTACATGACTGGAGTGATGTGCTGGAACTACTTTCACAGCTACCATGTCTGAAGTTTGTCAACTTTGCTAGAAATCCTTTAAAAGATGAGTGT CAAGCTTTAGAGAAATGGAGCACAAGTTTACCCAGTATAGAGAATCTGGTATTGAATGGTACTATGGTGTCCTGGTCAGATATACTTAACCTGTCCAAGAATCTCCCATCACTTAAAGAACTTCACGTTTGTGCAAATG ATTTTGACAAAGTAACCTGTAACAACACTGATGTAGCACAGAATCTGCCTAATTTACACTGTCTCAGGATGAATAATAATAGGATTCAGAG TTGGGAAGAGATCTGGAAATTGAGACATTTACCACAGTTACAGTCCCTGATATTGTCAGAGAACCCTCTACAGAATTTGTCTTATGAGCACAAAGATGATGATGTCACTGATTTATGTGTATGTGATCAGAACAAAGATATGAACGGTAATGTTGAAGTCCAAAATGAGATTCAAAACATTGTTAATGATCTTGTTCATGACACATTTATAAGTGTAGCAACAGAAGAAATGCAGATGGGAAGTTTTGAGGACACACTTTATGTTCCAGAGGAGGATGAGGATGTAATAGCGTCATATGACACAgaaacatcacatgacacagaaaatgatagtcaCATGGGTGGAATGGAACatgacaagggagataactcagaatGTGAAATATTTGATATGTCTATTGATGAAGGCTCTGACAGTCAGGGCATTGTTTGTTCCAGAtgtggaaaatttaaaaaagacattTTAGGAACAAAACCATTCTCCAACTTGTCCAGTTTATGCCTGAGTCAAACAAAATTGGGTGATTGGAAATACATTGAAGCCCTGAGTAGATTTCCATCATTGAAGTCTGTTAGAGTTATG GATATAGATTTGACAACAAAACTAAGTCAAGATGACAGAAGAAAGCTTCAGATAGCAAG cCTTCCAAACATAAGCATTCTGAATGGCAGTGAGGTGACCGTGAATGAAAGAGACAAGTCAGAATGGCATTATCTACGATTCTTTATGGACAATCCAAATAAACCTCCAAGATATTTTGAGCTGGAGAAAAAACATG GAAAGCCTAAACCATTAAGAAACGTAACGATTGTTCCAAGAGGTTTCAAGGAATGGATCAATCTAACACTTGTGTATAAAGACCAGATGATTACATCCAGGGTTAGAGTTGTAGAACCTGTTGGCAAGCTCAGATTGTTTGTTGCCAAAAAGTTTTGTTTGTATGCCTC GGTAAAAAATTTCAAGATGTTTCATTTGGCATGTGGCCCTTTCCATGATGAGGAAAATAAAGTCTTTGAAGAATTGTCAACAAGATGTGAAAATCTACCAATGAGCCGATTTGATATCATGGAGGGGGATCAAGTCCATATTGACCTTGACGAGGAAGATGACTTCACCAAGGACAAAGGGTTCCTACATTACTTAATGCTAGGATCATATGTTGACAAGGGGGAGGAGGGTAAATCTCCAATTCAGAATACTCCACCCAAAAATATAGCGTTTGTTGTGAAATGA